GAACTTATATACTCACCGTCCGAGGGCCAATATTTCGATGAGGCGCTATCGCTGCTCTACCTTTACATTCAGCTTGTTGGAAATTGTAGGGAATAGGTTATCTACATTTCCAGACCTTCTCCATTTCGTTATTACACAACCACATGGGTACTATTGCCACTTTCTCCGACATCCAACAGCACTTGGAAAAGTGCATTGCTGAAACGACTGAAAGAATTCATATTGCTGTAGCGTGGTTCACGAATAGAGAACTGCTAGGTTTGCTTACAGATAAAGCCGCTAAGGGAGTTGCCGTCGAAATTATCATAAGCGATGACGTTATTAACCAGCGGCTGGTTATCCAAGATTTTATCCGCGCTGGTGGCCAAATGACCATCTGCCTGAGCACCGGCTCACGTTTTCTCCACGAGAAATTCGCCGTATTTGACGATCGAAAAGTAGTACTAGGCTCCTATAACTGGACCTACGCGGCTGAGCGCCACAACCACGAGTCGATCATTGTCTCTAACGACCCAAACCTAATCAAACAGTACCAGATCCGCTTCCGTCACTTAGCCACAATAGCTTCATCTACCCCACCAGCGGTATGGAACTCTGTGACGTCAGGTTCTGCAGTAACTGCAGAAGGCGAACTACAGCAATTGGAGCTAGACCTGCAACGGGAGTTCCAACATACACTCGCGGAAGCAAAACGGCTACATGTCTTTATGAACTACGACTTCATTCAACGGTATCTTGAACGGTATGGGGCTATTGGTGCTGCTAAACGCCTCGTTTCCACTGGTCCGGATAATGTTCAAGCGGGTTTCCGCAAGCTCTGTGAGGCAAACCGAAAGGACCTCACCTTCGAAAACATCATGAGTCAAGAAAAATACCAGCCCCTATTCAATGAAGATATGCGCGAACGAGCTAAGAAGCGTTTACGCAGCTAAGACAATGCCATCAAGTGAAATAAGGGGCCCGCGTGAGGAAGACCAAGCGGGTGAAGTTTTTGCAACGCTCTGCCAATACGAAGCTCCATTCTATCTGAAACAGTCAACGCTCACCTCATTTCTAAACTGAACTGGCGAGCAGAGAAAGCTCAGGAAGCAGAAGAACTTATTAATCGAATCAAGAACGGGGACCGCCGGCCCAAAGGATCCACACCATCGAAGTCCGGTCACGACGCTTGGCGAGAGGAGTGTAACCGAAAGGCTGCTACCTCATCTACTCCGCTAACCACTCCACCCGCCGAGCTTTGAAGATTAGAAATGACTAATTTGAGCTGGAGATTAGGTAAGTGTGAAAGGTAGTTAGCGTCAATGGCAAGACATATAGATCTAACCTACCGGACCAAACATAATCGCTACGCTTCAACCTTATCCTAACCTTTTGAATTTGCCTAAATTAT
Above is a genomic segment from Hymenobacter cellulosivorans containing:
- a CDS encoding phospholipase D-like domain-containing protein, whose product is MGTIATFSDIQQHLEKCIAETTERIHIAVAWFTNRELLGLLTDKAAKGVAVEIIISDDVINQRLVIQDFIRAGGQMTICLSTGSRFLHEKFAVFDDRKVVLGSYNWTYAAERHNHESIIVSNDPNLIKQYQIRFRHLATIASSTPPAVWNSVTSGSAVTAEGELQQLELDLQREFQHTLAEAKRLHVFMNYDFIQRYLERYGAIGAAKRLVSTGPDNVQAGFRKLCEANRKDLTFENIMSQEKYQPLFNEDMRERAKKRLRS